From the genome of Treponema primitia ZAS-1:
ACCCCGGTTACCCGGCGCTTCGCTTAGTTTCGTCTCTCTCCCCTTCCCTATATTGCCAAAGAACACTGAAGTTTCCGCTAAAGCGAAACTTCCCCCGCTGTGTCTGTCCACAACGGTTTGCAGACACTACAACACCTACGAATTGACTGTCAAGCCACTTTCATCTTTGCCATTTATTTTTTACAAAAGACTTCAGGCAATTACGATATCCATAGGCCTGTTTTAACAGGCGTTAAGAACAAAATTATCCTCTAATGAAAAAAATGTCAATAGGTTCTTATAAAAAACCTTTATTTATTTTCCGCTTTTCCGGACTGTTTATATACAGAAACATAATCGGCAAAAGAAATCAGGGAAATTAGGACAGAAATGATAAAAAACGCCAGAGCAGTGGTACGGAGAATACCGAAATAAGGCCCCCCTATCCCCAGGCGCTGAACGCTGGAAGCGAGAAGGGCGGCTATCCCGGTAAACATATAGGCAAAAGCCTTGATTTTCCCCCCCTTCCGGGCGCCCATGGCGATTCCCCTTTTCAACATCAGGTTCCGCAGGAAGAGAATGCCGAATTCACGGTATAAAATCACCAGGAAGGGGATCACCGGCAGGATACGGTCCGCCACAAAGCAGAGGAAAAAGGTGATCCAGACCAGGGTATCCGCAAAGGGATCGAAAAGTTTGCCAAAATCGCTCACTTCCTTCCGGCTTCGGGCGATTTTACCATCGATTAAATCGGTGATTTCGGTGATAAAAAAGAGGATCCAGAGAACCGGTACGGTCCAGGATGTCGTTATGGGGACCCAAAAGGGCGCTACCACATGGAGGAGATAAACAATAAAAAAACAGGGTGCAAAAACCAGACGCACCGCGGTCACCTTATCAGCCAAAGTCATGGCTTATTATGTAACCTGGGTATGGTCTTGTCAATTCACGTTCATTTAATTGACAAAGTCGGCTACCGGTTTTATACTAAACAACATAAGATAACCCAAATAAGGGAGGCCGTAAATGGCAAAAGTAGAGTTGAAAAACATCTGCAAAGTGTATGAAGGGAATGTCCGCGCCGTGGACAATGCCAACATCACCGTCGAGGACAAGGAATTTGTCGTATTTGTAGGGCCCTCGGGGTGTGGAAAGTCCACAACCCTCAGGATGATCGCCGGTTTGGAGGATATTACCGAAGGGGAACTCCTGATTGACGGGGAACAGATGAACGATGTCCCCCCCAAGGACCGGAATATCGCCATGGTATTCCAGAATTACGCCCTGTATCCCCATATGTCGGTATACGAGAACATGGCCTTCGGGCTCCGTATCCGGAAATTGGATAAGGCGGAAATAGATCGCCGGGTCCATGAAGCTGCAAAAATCCTTGATATCGAGAAGTTCCTGGAACGTAAGCCCAAGGCTCTTTCCGGCGGGCAGCGTCAGCGGGTTGCCGTGGGACGGGCCATTGTCCGAAATCCCAAGGTGTTCCTTTTTGACGAGCCCCTTTCCAACCTGGACGCCAAGCTCCGGGTGCAGATGCGGGTTGAACTGTCGGACCTTCACCACCGGCTGGATGCCACCATGATCTACGTTACCCACGATCAGGTTGAAGCCATGACCATGGCCAGTAAAATCGTGGTTATGAAGGACGGAAGGGTTCAGCAGATCGGATCCCCCCTGTATCTTTACAACCACCCGATCAATAAATTTGTAGCCGGATTCATCGGATCCCCGCCCATGAACTTCCTCACCGTAAAGGTGGCCGAAAAGGGCGGTTCTATCGTATTGGAAGAGGGTTCCTTCGATCTGAAACCCGCTCCGGAGCATGTTTCCTACCTTAAGGAATACGTTGGGAAGGAAATTTACTTTGGCATCCGCCCGGAAGACCTGACCTTTACCGAAACTGCGTCAGCGGAAAACAACATGAAGGTTAAAGTCGAGGTTATTGAACCCCTGGGGGCGGATATACACCTCTGGCTCAAAACCGAAACCCAACCTCTTGTGGCCCGGACTGAGCCTCACCATACCTTTACCATCGGCGAGACGATAAATCTGGTTCCCCACCAGGACAAGGCCCGTTACTTCGACAAAGAAACGGAGCTTTCCATCCTGAAAGAACTGGACGATAAGGCAAAATAAAACAAAATCGTATATCATAACCGCAAGGATTCTTTGTTCCTTGCGGTTTTTTCATCTCAGGGATGGATCTTGATCATTCCTCTTTACCTTTTCATTGATAAGCCTAGCATGTTATAAAAGAGAACGAGGTTATGTATTGTTTCTTAAAAATTTAGACATATTTGGGTTTAAATCCTTTGCTGACCGGACCCGGGTCGATTTTGCCGATGGGATCACCGCCCTTTTAGGGCCCAATGGATGCGGTAAGTCCAATGTGGTGGACGCCATCAAATGGGTTCTTGGTGAACAGGCCTCCCGGGCTATGCGGGCCGAAAAGATGGAAGATGTCATCTTTAACGGTACTGAAAACCGAAAAGCCCTTAATGTGGCGGAGGTGGCCCTGACCCTGGAGAATGAGTCCGGGCGGCTCCCCATGGACGTGGCGGAGATTCAGATTAAACGCCGGCTCTACCGCTCCGGGGAAAGCGAATACTATATCAATTCCACCCAGGTCAAACTTAAGGATATTCGGGAGCTCTTCTGGGACACCGGGGTGGGCAAGGCTGCCTATTCCGTGATGGAACAGGGTAAAATTGACCAGGTCCTGTCTTCTAAGCCCGATGAACGGCGTTATCTCTTTGAAGAAGCCGCAGGAATTACCCGTTTCAAGGTAAAAAGCGCCGAAGCGGAGCGGAAACTCGCAAAAACCGAAGAAAATATGCGTCAGGTTGAGGGAATTCTGGGGGAGGTAAAGCGATCCTACGATACCCTTAAGATCCAGGCTGATAAAACTCTGAAATATCGGACTTTACGGGAAGAAGTTTTTCAATTCGAGCTGGATATTCAGCTTCTTCGGTTAAAACAGTTCAAATACGAGCGGGATGA
Proteins encoded in this window:
- the pgsA gene encoding CDP-diacylglycerol--glycerol-3-phosphate 3-phosphatidyltransferase; its protein translation is MTLADKVTAVRLVFAPCFFIVYLLHVVAPFWVPITTSWTVPVLWILFFITEITDLIDGKIARSRKEVSDFGKLFDPFADTLVWITFFLCFVADRILPVIPFLVILYREFGILFLRNLMLKRGIAMGARKGGKIKAFAYMFTGIAALLASSVQRLGIGGPYFGILRTTALAFFIISVLISLISFADYVSVYKQSGKAENK
- a CDS encoding ABC transporter ATP-binding protein codes for the protein MAKVELKNICKVYEGNVRAVDNANITVEDKEFVVFVGPSGCGKSTTLRMIAGLEDITEGELLIDGEQMNDVPPKDRNIAMVFQNYALYPHMSVYENMAFGLRIRKLDKAEIDRRVHEAAKILDIEKFLERKPKALSGGQRQRVAVGRAIVRNPKVFLFDEPLSNLDAKLRVQMRVELSDLHHRLDATMIYVTHDQVEAMTMASKIVVMKDGRVQQIGSPLYLYNHPINKFVAGFIGSPPMNFLTVKVAEKGGSIVLEEGSFDLKPAPEHVSYLKEYVGKEIYFGIRPEDLTFTETASAENNMKVKVEVIEPLGADIHLWLKTETQPLVARTEPHHTFTIGETINLVPHQDKARYFDKETELSILKELDDKAK